Proteins found in one Mucilaginibacter gracilis genomic segment:
- a CDS encoding ParA family protein — MICLFGNQKGGVGKSTLTVLSGNYLSLAKDWPVTIIDMDYQQSISQKFEKAKVLENEEPYDVLPANLESFPPLIPVLTKNKKDAILIDLPGKLDDDGLIPVFKSADLVICPFAYDEFTFESTVLFSVVLKKVNPNVEVVFIPNRIKANVKFEIMSEVNEQLSKFGKITLAIPDRIDFQRITTFQTPLSLYGIITPVFEDIFADRLWKK, encoded by the coding sequence ATGATTTGTTTATTCGGCAACCAAAAAGGCGGCGTAGGAAAAAGTACGCTCACCGTCTTATCAGGAAACTACCTGAGCCTGGCTAAAGACTGGCCGGTTACTATTATCGATATGGACTATCAACAATCCATATCGCAGAAATTTGAAAAGGCAAAAGTGTTGGAGAACGAGGAGCCGTATGACGTGTTACCGGCCAACCTGGAAAGCTTTCCCCCTTTAATTCCTGTTCTGACAAAAAATAAGAAAGACGCAATTTTAATAGATCTGCCCGGCAAACTGGATGATGACGGCCTGATACCGGTTTTTAAATCCGCTGATCTGGTTATCTGCCCCTTTGCTTATGATGAGTTCACCTTTGAGTCCACAGTGCTTTTCTCAGTCGTCCTAAAGAAGGTTAATCCCAATGTAGAGGTGGTGTTTATTCCAAACCGCATCAAAGCCAACGTAAAGTTTGAGATTATGAGCGAGGTGAACGAACAGCTTTCCAAATTCGGCAAGATCACCTTGGCTATTCCGGACCGGATCGATTTTCAAAGGATTACCACGTTCCAGACGCCACTATCACTATATGGGATTATCACCCCTGTCTTTGAAGACATATTTGCCGATCGCTTATGGAAAAAATGA